A window of Schistocerca serialis cubense isolate TAMUIC-IGC-003099 chromosome 1, iqSchSeri2.2, whole genome shotgun sequence genomic DNA:
tatcattatttattccaaaaatttcgtGTAGTAGTTGGATCACCATAGGGTGTCTATTCAAACCTATTACAAACGAGAGCCGCTTTCCGCAAGTCTGATGCAGCATggtctaataataatacagtaaattcgggTAGTGGCATCGCACTCTGTATGATGATGTTTTGCCGAGCGTTGCAGGAACAGTTCATCGCACATGCTCTTCTtcaaacaataaaagaaataattctcttGATTGACATCAAAATACATATATAGCGAAATTTGGAATGTAACAAAGCAGCGATAAGAAGACAAAATGCATGGCTAAAATGGAGTAAAGACAAGGATGTGGAAAGCATGGCAAGATTCAATCAACCAAACTGATCAATAATATTAAGAGAAATTATGACAAAAACTAATTAAACCAATAGATCATGACTTGAAAATGAACAATACTAGAAGTGTCTATTAGACTTTCAAAAGAagcttaagtaaattttttccaacaAACCTTTGCTTTAAAGAACAAAATGAGGAAATATCATAACAACAAAGAAAACTATGGCATTTGAGCAAAGAATTTTGGAAATTTACTAAATTATGAAAGTCCTAAATCAAGATTTGACTTTACATGAGAATACCCTCTGTACCTGGACTCACATCCCCCAAAGAATGGGGAAATCAAGGAAACCATCAAATCCCTCAAAAACTAGAAAGCATTTAGAAGGATTGCACAATTGCAGAACTTGAGAAATATTCAAACAACAAATTTCTGAACAAGATAACTGAAATCATCCAATACATCTGACTAACAGAAGAGATTCCTGAAGACTGAAAGATAGTCTTGATCCACCCATTGCACAAAGCAGGTGATGAAACCAATGTGGACAGCTAGAGACATTTCTCTCCTACTGGTTATCAAAAGCATTTTTTGCTAGGGCAGAACAACAACTCAACCCTCAAATTGTTGAATATAAATGTGTTTTTTGAAAGAAGATGTAAAAATTTCATAATCACCTTTGTTGACTTGAGGAAAGCCTTTGACTCAGCAGTATCAAGTCACAGTTTGAAATTCTCCATGAACTGGGCTTGCGTAGTAAAATCACAGCTCTAATTCAGCAAACAGAAAGACACTAAAGTGAAATTTATAGGAGAAATTTCTGGAAGTTTTGCAATCAAAACTGGAGTCAGACAGGGTGATTGTCCATCCCTGCTGCTCTTTAATTGTGTTCTACAAGACATATGAGAATGAAGAATGTTATTAGGAGAAAGCCAAATCAGTGAGATTAGGTTACAAAAGTGACAACCTAGCTATTTTTTCAGACTTAATGGAAACAGCCACTGGATTGATAGAAGTGCTGAAAAAACCAAGCTGAATAAGGAGACTTACAAACTCCTTTGAGAAAGCAAAATTAATGACGAACATTAAAGTGGCCCTCAAGATAATAAaaactaaatatggaaaaattgaGAGATCTAACATGTTCACATATTTAGGAGAAGTAACTGAACAAGACATTTTGGAGGAAGAAACCATTACAGCAAGAGTTAGTAAGATGAAAACAACATATTACCTCACTAAGGATTATATATAATAAGAAATCAATACCCCTCAATGATAAACTTCAACACTACTCTACAGCAATTAGCCCTgaagtactttttgcagatgaatgTTTGACTCTAAACAAAAAGATAATAATGGAAGTACTGGAAATCACAGAAAGTAAAATACTCATGAAAATCTTGGAACCACTTAAAGAGCAATCACAATATAGAAGACATAATAATAGTGAACTTTATACACAGACTCAAAAATTCAGGCACAATTAGGAAAGAAAGGTTAGCTTTGCATGTCCACAGCCAAACAAAAGAATGAATCCCAGCAGACTGACAATAAGACTGGACAGTTATTAAGGTGCAAAGAAGTTGGAACGTACATGGATTAATTACAGAAAGATACTGCAATATCCATAGGTTTCCATGAAAACCCCAAGAAGAATGGAAATACTTGGACAGAAGAAAGGAGAGAGAAACTTCAAGAAATTATGAGAGAAAtatggaagaaaagaaaggagaaacaAATGAAACAACTGAAACAACTTTAGTCCATAGTGACTCatacacaaaagaagaagaagacgaagaagaagttgCTGCAAAAATAAGTAACTTTTACACCTTTGTGTATCAAAATAGACATCCGACCCTACCTTAGGTCAATCACCAATTGAAACAATGTTCTTCTCTCTATAAAATATTGAATTTACATTACTGTTTTTTCCCCTCAAGCTCTACAAGTATCCAGCAGTACCCCATGCAAATCACTCTTTCATAGCATCATGTTTTACAGTCTCACAATTTTTTGGAGCATTGGTAAATGAATGCACAAGTTCACTATGCtttgtataaaaaataaaacatggcaGTTATTCAACTTTTTAGAACATATTACACACAGTAAAAAAGTAGCTAACAACTTGATGACTGATTACCACTTGGAGCacaaaaatgacataaaatttataaaatgtgcGCAATTTGAACTATTCAACCATTTCATCAAGTTTTGTATTTTCACAATAATTATTCACTGAATTACAGCACATCAAACTTGGACAAAAAGTTTGAAATGTGACTGTGACTTTTTATCACCTTTACTTCAGAGGTTTATAATCACAAAATATTAACTTTTGTGAGCTTGCAATTTGAATGTCTTACCTTGGTTGTTTAGCAAACTTGCATGTAAAATTTGGAGAATATCTGATATAGTCAAGTGGGAATACCTATACCACATGATACGGAGTCACTCATAGCAAAAGACAGATCTCCAAATTTGAGTCCAGATTCAGGGTGTAGTTTTAACTTACAAATGATCAACAACGAAGAGGGCACTCTACTTAGAGGTGGAATATTTCATCCACAAATAGCGCTTTTTAAGCCTATGAGCCTTTTGTTGTTCAGGAAAAAGCCGActctcaaaaatattttcattaacttCTCCACTCACAATGTTGAGCTTCTAAGAAATTTGCAACTCTTTGGAGATATTTTACAGTGTCGTAAAATGCTAGTTTTCATTAATGAGAGTTGATTTCAAGATGCTTAAAATTTTGCTGCTAAATCCAGTATTTAATATGCAGCAAAATACAGAAGGCAACAAATTGACTGATTAAGAAGGAAACAATTCCTCAGATACTTGTAAATTACTATtaacaccacacacatacactttCATGAATATTGTATCGTTTGAGAACTTGGCACTTACTTGCACAGAATTAAACTGCCTTTGCATTTCATTAAGTCGTTCTATTAATTCTTCTGATCTTTGAGTCTGTTTAGTTAATTCTTTCTTCAGTTCTGTAATCAAATAACAACCAGAAGTTTGAGAGCATTTCTTCACAGAGAAAGCCAGAAAAAAAACTATAAATGCAAACTTGCCTTCTTCCTTTCTACGACGAGCCTGAATATCTGTTTTCAGCTTTATCACTATACTTTCATAATATTCTTCAAGCTGTGTTATTTTGTCTCTTGATCTCTTTGCTGCTGATGACTGATAGAGAATTTCCATGTAAATTTGGTAACTCCAAAATGCCAAAGCACGATTGGAAATATCAAATACAATTTCAGGACGCAATCCAGCTAAAACCATCTGGAATCATACATCTTTAGTCAAAGCTAGTACGCAGTTCAATACAAGAATATTTTTTTCTGGTCAGCTGCTGTTTCTAATCACTGATCAAAACTttgctatttattttatatgtCCCGCTATCAAAGGAAAACTTGTTCTACAGATATTTAACTAAAAAATAATGTTGCCAGTGCTTTAACTATCTGCACACATGAATAACACTGCACGAGATATTTACCCAAGCAAAGGAAAAACGTTTCTGGttctgaaaaataatgaaataattgttaagcaatttctttctaaTTTCCATACATTCTCTTAGTACAAAATGGAATTAACAGAGGTTTTTtgccaatatttttgtttcttatagCAGaatatcactgtgctgcctcagatTTATAGCATCATTTCATGTCGAAAGAGCACTGCATGATGCCTTTGATGACTACCAtaggagaatattgtcaagtgacctTTCGCAGaacctaaagaaattctggttgtttgTAAAGGCTGTTAGCAGCACCAAAAGTTAgtatccagtccctagcaaatgagacggGAACTGAAATTaagtgtagcaaagcaaaagctgaaatgcttaactccattttcaaatgtttctttgcaAGGGAGAACCCAAGAGAACTGCCCCAGTGTAATCTGTCAATCactaaaaagataaatgaaataagtattCGTGTCAGTGgtgtgagaaacagctgaaatcgttaaaactgaacaaagctccagggttcaatggaatccctgtcacattctatactgaatttgcagtgaGATAGCCCCTCTTCCAACCTATCGCAGATCactcgaacaaaaaaccatgcccagttcttggaagaaggcccaggtcacatCCCTCTACAAAAAGGTTAGtagaactgatccacaaaactaccgtccagtatccttgacactgatgtgttgtagaatcttagaacatattctgaaactaccatccagtatccttgacactgatgtgttttagaatcttagaacatattttgaactcatacataatgaggtatcttgaacagaataacctcctcaatTCCAACCAGCATAGACTTCAAAAACATCAacaatgtgaaacccaactcacacttttctcacatggcatactgaaagctttggatcaaggcagacaggtagatgcagtgtttctttatTTCCGAAAGGCATTTGATTCAGTACTGCAGCtacgtttattgtcaaaagtacaatcatatgggtggggtatcaaacgaaatttgtgactggattgaggacttttaggTAGTGAGGACACcgaatgttatcttggatggaaatcatcgtcagatgtagaagtaatttcaggcatgccccagtgaagtgtgttgggaccttagctgttcatattgtatattaatgaccttgcagacaacattaatagtaaaatcaggctttttgcagatgtacagttatctataatgaattattatttgaaaggagctgcataaacattcagtcagaccttgataagatttcaacaaggtggaaagattggcaacttgctataaatgttcataaatgtaaaatattgcgcttcacaaaacaaaacaaaaatgtagtatcctatgaatataatatcaacggagtgatcacataggttcactcgtgggtaaagcaagtggtagacttcaatttattggtagaatactgagcaagttcaatcagtctacaaaagagattgcttacaaatcactcatgtggccagttctagaatattgcttgagTGTGTGGTGGGACccgtatcagataggactaacaggggatattgaacatatacagagaagggcagcacgaatggtcataggtttgttaaGTCCATGAGAGagggtcacagagatactgaaggaactaaactggcagactcttgaaaacaAACATATACTGTCCTGAGAAAGTCCATGATCAAAGTTTGaagaaccagcttcaaatgattactctaggggtaTACTAAaatcccctacatatcactcacatagggattgtgaggataagattagaataattattgctcacacagaggcattcaaacaatcattctttccgtgctccatatgtgaatggaacaggaagaaaccctaataagggGTACAATGGGATATGTCCCCTGCCATACATctcacattggtttgcagagtatacatggagATGTAAATGATACAACAAATCACAGTGCTTGCAAGTACCTTAAGTTGACAAACCAAAATGCAGAATAAAGTTGGTATAAAACAATTGTAAATATAAGtgatctatttattttattttaaataattttttcttgaaaCACACCATATATCATGGAGATTTAGTTCGAGGTTGAGGCATTATTTCATGGACTTATTACTGAATTGATCAATTACTTCATTAGAAAAACAGGAAATGTTCTTGCTTGTAAGACTTTTGTCCTTGTATTAAATAGCATGAGGCCAATTTAGATCTCTTCCTCTGCCATTCTTAAGAGAGGTTATTCTTGACTTCTGTTAGCTCTAAAGTGTCTCTATAAGTGCACGAACTGCTCATCATATATCACATTATGGCATTCCCAGTACTCCTTTTTCATGACTTTAATGTTTATTCCGTTACACCAGCTTTAAAGCACATACTAGGATTTCAGGCTTAATtctataaacaaaagtaaaataagatttTGGCCAAGTTTTATGATGTAAGTTATTTGTTCATTTTCAGAACATGAAGATCTTATATTCTGTGTCAATGTCAACCATAAAACATTCACTTCGTTGACACCAGTTTGACTATAGTTTCCTATTATCATTATGTTAAAATTAGTGGCTACATTTCTATCTTTAGGTATAGGCTGAATTCTTTGCAAAGCATAAAGTTATGTCTATTGCATCATGCAACCTGGTCAGTTCCTTTGTAAAGTCTTTCCATTGattaatgttaattttcctgtttttgtaCATACATTTTATGTTACTAGGACCGAGACTCACATTTTTGCTACCAGCTATATTTGCAGTATATAGTAGTGTCAGAAATGGAGAATGTAATAGTTTTGGGATGGAACCTGTCTCGCATTGGACTGACTTCAGAATTGTTTTGTTAAGTGTATCTCTGAAATGTTGAAAGTTTCCTTTAGCACACAGGCAACAGCAAAACATTATGGATTAATGACTTTCTTGGCTATTTATAACTGTTGGTTTGTAAGGAACTAAACTTCGTCACCAACCCATGATTTTCAGGATAGTTCATCAATCATATCAATCGTAAAGCCGTTATAAAAAAACTCATTTGAGATCAGAGTTTGATCAGCAATATAAGGATAAGGCAAAACTCATGTGGGAAAGATGAAGGTGACCTGTTCAAGTGGCCCATACACTATTAAAAAGTATTAGAATGAGTGGTGCTGGAAAGTGGTGATTCTATGTCAGTGCAGACAAATGTTCCCTTACAGTATCCTCTCTGAAGGTAGATTAGTTTCTTAATTTGAACTGTGCTAGTGTAAATATGGTAATGCAAAGTCATAAATGAATTATAAATAACTTAAGatgtaaaggtaacaactcactgaaCAGCTGAGCCACTGAGTCACtgataggcacataaacaagactgattgCCAAAACTGATAGCAAGCGAAAATAAAGTGAAAGAACTTCTCAATTTGCACAGGTGTTTGgcaaatttctttgtttaatttttAAGATTGAATGTTGTTAGCTTACAGACAAATCCTCCTTCAGATCAAAAGAGTACACATACACAAGCATACGACTACACTGTCCCAATTGATTAAAATGTGCAAACACTGCAACTAGTTGTGGCATGTAATTGTGTCAAGTGGAGTGGGCAAAGTGAGAAATGAGGAAGAGAGTGGGAAGGAGGGGTGAGGAATGTGGTAACAGTTGGGAGGGAGAGGCAGCAGGTGCACACAGTAGAAATGTGGCATTGATGGGCTAATTCTGGCTGCAAGCATGTGGACTTGTGCATAGGCACACAATCATATGGAGCAGtgactgggaaggggggggggggggggggggatacagaaCAGAGGAAGAGGCGACTAACGAGAGGAGGGTGTGAAAGGAAAATTAATGAAGCTAGGGGCATGGGGCAAGAATGGTGATGGATGTCGGGGCATGAGGTAACAGAACTGAGAATACTGGGTGATGACAGAGGTGTTGCTTTGCAACTGATTCCTGGTGCCAGTCACAAGTTTACAGGGACATGTGTAGCTACatcacaggaaatctgtttgctaGCTGGGTTTAT
This region includes:
- the LOC126484370 gene encoding E3 ubiquitin-protein ligase CCNB1IP1-like isoform X4, whose protein sequence is MVLAGLRPEIVFDISNRALAFWSYQIYMEILYQSSAAKRSRDKITQLEEYYESIVIKLKTDIQARRRKEEELKKELTKQTQRSEELIERLNEMQRQFNSVQASYEALRRTQLNFVKANEKEQANNFRCHENGKTGLHFSLGPTTLDALCPRTPLQDKKIQFNKGDVRAENDVEEFTFKPVTPSPDATRQWRNPLVKRQRK